Part of the Spinacia oleracea cultivar Varoflay chromosome 5, BTI_SOV_V1, whole genome shotgun sequence genome, AGTGCTTATCCCTCCTGGATGAAGGAACCAATAAGGAATTTGATGGATGCAGGTAGCAATCGGAATTGGAGACTTATTAATAGTCTCATGGAGGAGGATACAAAGAGGGGAATTTAATTCCCGACTCCTCTGCCAATTGGCAACGAGGATGTGATAGCCTGGGGTAAGGAGAAGAATGGGTTGTACACGGCAAGAAGTGGGTAAAACCTCCAAAGGGAGTCTAGAATAGAAAGGAACAAGAGGGATTTTATCTTAAACAAAAAGAATCGGTGAGACTTTGGAAGGCTCATGTCAACAACAAATGGAAAGTGTTTCTTTGGAAAGTCCATAATAATGCTTTACCTGTTGGTAAAGAATTTCAAGTTAGGAACATGGACGGTGATCACAGTTGCATGTGGTGTGGGATGGCCACGAGGAGTTTAGAACATCTTCTTAAGAATTGTGTTATCAGTCAGCATGTGTGGGCGGCAGGTCTATTAGGAATCAGAACAGAAGGACAAACTATGCTCTCCGTTTCTGAGTGGTTAACAAACTGGTTTCATTTTATAGGAAAGGATAGAGACAAGGCCGGGGAACCTAAGTCAGGCTTACTTCACAGCACCCTTTGAGAGATTTGGAAGGAGAGAAACAACTCTTTCTTCAACATCAAGACATGTGATCCCAGAAGAATCATGGAGGTTATCAAGAGGAacttcgaaacagaaattaaaagGTGAAAAATGGAGCACATAGAAGCAAAGGAGGGAAAGAATGAGGAGGAAGAACCACCAGGCTTTGGCAGACAAATGGGAGGAGCCACCAGGGTTTGAAAGGGCTTTAGGGAGGGAAGAGGTCCCAAACATTGAGATTATAGGGAATGGCCAGACTTGCAGCAAGAGAGCTGTAAGAGTGGAATGGAGATGGGTGAATAGAATTCTGGGTGGTTTTCTTGTGCAAGTTCAAAGGGAGCACCGGTGATGGGGAAATAATAGAGGAAGAAATGAGAGCCAACAGGAGGGAGCAAGGTGATCTTGTATCCATTGCAAGGGCTCTTAAACTGGCTGACATCAATGGATGGAGACACATTGAAATTCAGGTGAAAAACATCAAGATTATAGATCTTATAATAGGAGAAAGTAAAGGGAAAATTGGAAGCAGGAATGTTCTGATACAAATCCTCAACCTTTTGAAGGAGTTCCACTGTGTCTATTTGCAGGATCACAAGAGTAGGAGGGAGACCTGAGCTCCTTTACCATTTCTGTCAAAAAAATTCATGAACTTTAACTAatatttcctttttccttttgaaaGAATCATTATTATAATAGAAAAAGTCACAAAAATTATCTCTATATTTTCTATCAAGAGTATTTGACATAAAATGTCCATTTACGATGGagtcaaagattcatttgttcttttggctgtgggatgtaatggactaaatcaaaatgccTATTAAAACCTATTCGTCCCGTCattgcttttgggtcaattgaaaACAAACTCTCtacaattgcaggggtaaggttgcgtacacccgaccccctcttaccccgcttcttgcgggagtctctttgaggcaatggggtaatgataatagAGTATTTGACATAAAAATAGatatcccgtacaatagcacaAGCACAAATCATCTCTATTCCAATTTATGCTTCGTAATAATTTGGTATACTTCGTACGGAGTATACAGACTTCTCTGTTTAACAGTTCTAGATCATACAATAATTCCGGACCTGGGTTTAAATCGTAATCCATGACCGACAACTTTTGCGTAAGATCCCCTTACCGGAAATACaactttcattgcttaactaattagttccagtgtgtaactaattggttatattgtttaactaatttgttccaGTGATAAACTAATTAGTTtgagtgcttaactaattgattttattgcttAATTTATATGAAACCAAGACGGTCTTTTGCTAAGACCGCCCTCACAAAAGACcatcttatataaaagtttgtaatccACAACATTTGTGGGTGAGGCAACTGAAGTTTGTCCATGTCATGTGTGTTCGTACTAGCctcgtactccctccgtcccaaaattataatcctattttctaaatcgggcgtcccaaaattatagtcatatttctaattttggctattaaggtcccacttttccatgtactatattaattaaaaatgcattgaaaaccccacacatgtactatattccatttttccatatactatattctctttcccatgtattttattctatttttccatacaactaatcatcatttgtactttattctactttttcatgtactatatttcatttttattaacATTCGTGTTTTTTATCAAACGGgactataattatgggacgAAGGGAATAGGAAGGAAGAAGTCAAGGGACTCTAACCAACACCCTCTATCTTCATTGCGACAACGTATCTCAGCCGTTCACGCACTCTGTCTTTCTATATAAAACCGAAGAGAACGAGATAAGtgcacttttctctctcctgttcTTTGGTTCGAAACAAATCTAGGGTTTTCGTGCTTCACTTTTTTGTTCTTCAGGTATGCCTCACTCTTCCTCGATTTTTTGATTAATTCCTTTTTTCTGCACCCAATTGCTTCATCATAATTACCTgttgaatttataatttttccgattgattgaatttctttaGATCAATGTGTCTTTTGGTGTATTTTTCTCCGAGTTTTGTGTCGGTAGTTGCGAATTAAtacaaaagtaattaaaatTTCCTTACTTTTTATCGATTTATTGGTTTGAGCAATTTCGATGCAGTTTTGTTTATCTATCtgattgaattatttgttgTGGATGATTTTTTCCTTCTAATTAATGGATTTTCACCTTTTCTATATGAATTTCACCTATAGCTGTTTTGAAAGTGAGATGATGTGCGGGTCTTTAAATTGCACGAACATTTGAAAACAATTCGCTTTGAATGATCAAGAAATCGTGCTTTTGTCTGTTTAGGAAGGAGTTGATCAGTAGTTAAATCAAGTGCTAGCCTTTTATGTTGTGTGCGCACAAATATGGAATTTGTGTGGAAGTTTATGGGGGTTATGCATGAATTCCTAAGGTGAGTAAATTATTGGCATATGAATGAGTTTGTTGACTTATTGTATCTTCAATTATGTAGGAAAAATGCCTCGCTATGGTGACCGAGGTGACCGGGGTGACCGGGGTGACCGTGACCGAGGTGATCGTGACCGTCACGGTAGTGGTACTCGTCTCTATGTTGGCCGCTTATCTTCGCGTACCAGGACTCATGACTTGGATGATCTTTTCAGCAGATATGGAAGGTAACGTACTTTCAGGTTActattgttttaaagatggcaATTTTTTTGTCTTGAATCTTCTGCATCTTGGTGCTTCATTGTGAAGATGGTTTTTGTTGTATATGTAAAAACCATTGTATAATATGGCATCGAAAGTTTCAGTACTGGCTCTTTATACTGCTAAAGAAATAAAAGAAGTTGCCCTATTAAAAATAATTCTTTGGTTAAGTTTCTCTTGTCAGTGGTGTCTGCTGCTTTTTAATCGATGTGAATGAGGGGAATTTCCTCCTTGTGACTTGTGCTACGGCAAGTCGAGGGGACTCTTGAAAAGGTTCCTTAATCTTTATTGATTTGTATTTGTTCTTAATGAAAGTATTTGTTCGAGGTGTTGCAACCTGCATGTGTCGTGTGGCTTAACTAAAATGTCTTGTTGAAGGTTTCTAGGCTTTTGCCTAGCCTTGGAGGTCTATGGTGGGATGGTTGCCCTTGATGGAATTGGTGGCTATTCTTGCAATGTATAGGGGACTTTGGCGATTCTTTCTATAATTTAATGCGTGTTTTTATGGAATTGGCAACATTCTCAAAGTGGTGTTTAGTTGATCTGTGAAGGGCGAGGTATCAACCCTTCGGTAGTTTTGTCCTGATGGCCTTACTGTTTATGGAAACCGTTTACGCAGAGTACGTGACGTGGATATGAAGCGCGATTATGCCTTTGTTGTATGTATCTCCTCTCTTACACTCCACTTTCTCTTTAACCATCTGCAGATCTGCTGCTCACAGCAGCGTACTATGATGAGTTGTGCTCTTTTGTTAATCATATATGagccttttgttgttgtttttgttgcaTTTTGATAACAGGAGTATAGTGATCCTCGTGATGCTGAAGATGCAAGATATAGCTTAAATGGGCGAGATGTGGATGGTACTAGAATCATCGTTGAGTTCGCAAAAGGGGTATGTTGCAGTGGATTTTCTGCTGCtttgtgtttgaaaatgtgTTATGTAGAAGATTCTTGTTAATATCAATTGTTCCTTTTTCTTAagcataaaaaaaattgaactgaGTTTCTGGCAGTCAAGTGAGTCAACATTACCTAATTTGTATCATTAAGGTCTTATGATTTCAGCGTCTTGGTTTCTACTCTGATAATTTATATGTGGTTGTTACTTCATTTTTCTTGTTATTGTCATTTTTTACCTTACAACAGCAAGTTTTTTTGCATTCACCATACTGGTTGTGGAGACAGCTGTTAAAAGTTAAATAAGCTAATTTACTACTCCCTCTGACCCTTTTTGATTGCCCTATACACCAAAGTTCACTTTATTAACACTTGGGCTCCTTTTTGATTGCCCTATACACACCAAAGTTCACTTTATTAAGGACAAGGAAAATTACATATGGGTTGATATTTGTCCTTGAAATCTTTACCATATAAGCTATGGGAAAACTCAAAAACAAAAAGGGAAGGTACCAAATTGTAGGTTAGGATGAAGCAGCTGTTACTCGATAGTTGATTGATTGCATGATTCTGGCTCATTATAGATGCTCATCACCTATTTTTCGCATTACTTATATTCAAATGTACCTTACTAATTGTAATTACATGTTATTGATGTGCTGAGTTTGTTGTGTTGGTCATTCAGGGACCACGAGGTCCAGGTGGTTCACGTGAGTCACGGGAGTCACGTGACTTCGGAGGGAGGGGACCAACCCCTGGATCCGGGAGATGCTTTAATTGTGGAATTGATGGGCACTGGGCTCGAGATTGCAAAGCAGGTGACTGGAAGAACAAGTGTTACCGTTGTGGAGAGCGAGGCCATATAGAAAGGAATTGTCAAAACAGCCCCAAAAAACTAAggtcttaatttgatattttccCTCTATAGTTTATGTTATTACATTTATGTTGTGAGTTTCTCTAAAGCTGCCTCCTGCTTTTTTCCCCTCACAAAACCTCTTGGGATTTTACCATCAGTTTGCCACTATGCATCAACACTACTTGCGGAAATGTTTAAGAGATATAAAAGAATCTCACCCTTACCATGCTGGTTGTGATTTGAAATACATCTCTTACTCTTGACCTATAAAGAGCTTGTTTTGGCGATTATTTAGTGCATGCCCTCTGCCTCTCACCCCCACCCAGAATCCGAGAGAAATAGAAATTGTAGACTAACCAGTGTTATCTAATATGCTCGTTTCTCTTCGTACAGCTTACTGAGTACACGCGTATTATGTATTAGTATTATGGAACTGAAGTGTATAATTAAGTAGCGAATTGCGTGTTCGTACTCATAGCATGTACTGAAGTGTACTGCGTATGGTAACACTGAGACTAACAATAATAATCACATCTTTGAAAGAGTAAAAACTTTTGAGGTGGTTTGCTTTGATAAGTATATGTTTGTTTGTAGCTGAGTGAATCATGTTTGATTTCTTTTAGCAGACGTGGCCGGAGCTACTCACGGTCACCGTCACCGCGCCGGCGTTCAGCATCTCCTCGCCGAGGAAGAAGTCGTAGCCGTAGTTTTAGTAGGAGCAGGAGCTACAGGTGCGACATTCATTCGTAGCATATTTCTTGCTATTGCAATTTTATTATGTTGTGCGCATTAGTTTAATCTGGGCTGGAAATGGTAGGAAGGGTTTTTCTTTTTGGCTCAGgcattatatattatatattattagggTAAATGTTTCGAATACATTAAAACTAAATGGTTGTTAATTTTCCTCTCCTGTTTCACAGTCAGTCTAGGTCTCCaccaaaaaaagagagagaagtcGAGCGCACGGACAAGTCAATGAGCCCTCGTCCAAGCAGGAGCCCTAAGCGACAGAAAGGGTCACCTGTGACATCAAGGGGCAGGAAACGTTCTCCAACACCTGATGAGAGGAGTCCAGAAGGCAGAGGTAGATCCTCAGAGAGACGAGCAAATGGATCTGATTATGGTGGTAGCCCAAGGTCAAGGAGTAGAAGCCCCATCAAAGAAGACAGCCCGAGGAATGGAGATGCTCGAAGTCGAAGTCGAAGCCCCTTTGAAGAGAACGGACGAGATCATAGTGTCAGCCCAGTTGCTAGAAATGACCAGAATGGTAGGGAGGATGATAACGACAACGGCGACTATGAAGCTTCTCCTAGAGGTAGTGAATGATTGGAAACACTAGTTTCTTTTTTAAACCTTGTGTTGACAACTTGAGCTGTGTTAAACTGCAAGAATGTCACTTTTCCCCTTTAATTTTGAAACTCTGCTGTGTTATTTACATAATAGTAATTTTCTgtattttctcaattttttgtGATCTTGATAGTTATTAGATTTTTGCATATGGTTACGAAATTACATAAAACCCAACATTCGGTTGCACCTTAGTTTGCCTCGTAGCTCCCATAGTTATGCCACTCCTTGGTCGTAGATTAGTAAACACACGAGCAATCCATCGTTACTTTCGTTCACTTGACACGTCTCGAGCCTTACTTTCCTCATTATACTTTGTTGTTTTAACTTTAATCTACAAAACGATACCGTCTTATACATAAGACCGCCTTTTTAAATGGATGTGCTATCGCTGCTTTGTGGTGACATTTAACATTACCTAATATTTTTTTAGTACTagctaaaaattaataaaaaaaacgtTACTTATTGTCAATGTGGTTGGAAATTCATAGCCTTTTTAAAATAATCCTAGGGATTGCTGCTCCTGAGCAACCCCATGGGCGCCCCCTATGCTACGATGACCCACCTGCTGCTCATGCGATGGTGCCCAATAACATTATCTCCCTTTCAGATGCATTAAAGGGTAaaagtaaattatgtgaatagtgcaaaaagtcaaaacgggttgagtattaagggacggagggagtataaaatagGTACAGGGATAAAACCATTCATCCATTCTGTTTCCAAAATAAGCAATCCAAATATGGCTCCACCTTGGCAACCTGATCAGAGTAAAAGCCCATAGAGTATCGACATCATTCTATATGTTGCCAAATGCTGTCAAGAATAACCATTAAAAACATACAGCTTTCATCAGGACAGAAAGACATGATCATCTTTCAAGCAATTGCTGTTAAAACATTCAGATACATAATTGCTggtaaataaaaaagaaattgttCAAATTTCCATTTTGCTATGTACATGTGGGTAGCTACGGATCACAGCAAAGAAAAGCTATTTTTGTCAAGAGTCTACAAGTATTTTCTAATTACATAATTGTTCAGGGTACTGATTCTATGAGATATATGCCTTAGCAAGATCAGAATAATTGCAGACTACACCTGTCCTCGGACAAGTAATTTTACCATTATTCCTACGCGCCATTTCTTCTAGAGCCTGCCACGTGACATGAGAAATCAATCAGAATGAAGAACCATGGTTTTAGAACAAggaaaaaatataattattaaacaaaaaaaagcaAAAGTTTTGGGACACTATACAACCTTGGTGCTGTAGACATAGCCATTTGGTAAGACCATTGGTGGATTTTCTGTATCCATCAATTCTTTTGTTATGTAACAGACAAGCTTTGAGTGTTGCTGCTTTGAGTTTACGGAAACTTTCCTGAGACAATGGATCATCTTTTGGACAGTCATCTTCATAGCAGAATCTAAAAGAGGTCAATGAACAACACATTTCACAGAACCTAAACGAATCAAGATGCGGTCCTCTGTAATTAGCAGTTACAGGGACATTCATTCTAACAGAGCCAGCTTCTTGTTAACATTTAAATAGAAGGCTCTGTTAACTGAGTAGGTCTGctgattttttttaacattGC contains:
- the LOC110783377 gene encoding serine/arginine-rich splicing factor RS2Z33 isoform X3, coding for MKRDYAFVEYSDPRDAEDARYSLNGRDVDGTRIIVEFAKGGPRGPGGSRESRESRDFGGRGPTPGSGRCFNCGIDGHWARDCKAGDWKNKCYRCGERGHIERNCQNSPKKLSRRGRSYSRSPSPRRRSASPRRGRSRSRSFSRSRSYSQSRSPPKKEREVERTDKSMSPRPSRSPKRQKGSPVTSRGRKRSPTPDERSPEGRGRSSERRANGSDYGGSPRSRSRSPIKEDSPRNGDARSRSRSPFEENGRDHSVSPVARNDQNGREDDNDNGDYEASPRGSE
- the LOC110783377 gene encoding serine/arginine-rich splicing factor RS2Z32 isoform X1, with amino-acid sequence MPRYGDRGDRGDRGDRDRGDRDRHGSGTRLYVGRLSSRTRTHDLDDLFSRYGRVRDVDMKRDYAFVEYSDPRDAEDARYSLNGRDVDGTRIIVEFAKGGPRGPGGSRESRESRDFGGRGPTPGSGRCFNCGIDGHWARDCKAGDWKNKCYRCGERGHIERNCQNSPKKLSRRGRSYSRSPSPRRRSASPRRGRSRSRSFSRSRSYSQSRSPPKKEREVERTDKSMSPRPSRSPKRQKGSPVTSRGRKRSPTPDERSPEGRGRSSERRANGSDYGGSPRSRSRSPIKEDSPRNGDARSRSRSPFEENGRDHSVSPVARNDQNGREDDNDNGDYEASPRGSE
- the LOC110783377 gene encoding serine/arginine-rich splicing factor RS2Z32 isoform X2, giving the protein MPRYGDRGDRGDRGDRDRGDRDRHGSGTRLYVGRLSSRTRTHDLDDLFSRYGRVRDVDMKRDYAFVEYSDPRDAEDARYSLNGRDVDGTRIIVEFAKGGPRGPGGSRESRESRDFGGRGPTPGSGRCFNCGIDGHWARDCKAGDWKNKCYRCGERGHIERNCQNSPKKLRRGRSYSRSPSPRRRSASPRRGRSRSRSFSRSRSYSQSRSPPKKEREVERTDKSMSPRPSRSPKRQKGSPVTSRGRKRSPTPDERSPEGRGRSSERRANGSDYGGSPRSRSRSPIKEDSPRNGDARSRSRSPFEENGRDHSVSPVARNDQNGREDDNDNGDYEASPRGSE